A window of the Virgibacillus pantothenticus genome harbors these coding sequences:
- a CDS encoding heavy metal translocating P-type ATPase has translation MSDRQAKLSEREMKTYRVQGFTCANCAGKFEKNVKKLSRVQDAKVNFGASKILISGDATIEELEKAGAFENLKVTPEKTARHVSQEVTEDTKKEKVPFYKKYGTLLYSTSFLVFGYLSYFVNGEENLLTTLLFLASMLVGGLSLFKVGLQNLLRFEFDMKTLMTVAVIGGAIIGEWGEVAVVVILFAISEELERFSMDRARNSIRSLMDIAPKEALVTRNGQEIMVHVDDIAVGDIMIVKPGQKIAMDGVVVNGYSAVNQAAITGESVPVEKTVDDDVFAGTLNEEGLLEVKITKLVEDTTISKIIHLVEEAQGERAPSQAFVDKFAKYYTPIIMIIAALVVIVPPLLLGGSWETWIYQGLAVLVVGCPCALVISTPISIVSAIGNAAKKGVLVKGGVYLEEMGALKAIAFDKTGTLTKGVPVVTDFNVLNNHMNKRELLAIITALEFRSQHPLASAIMKKAEEENISYSDVLVENFSSITGKGIKGIVNGVTYYIGSPKLFKELLTADFDKGLEQNVTVLQNQGKTAMIIGTEKEILGVIAVADEVRESSKEIIHKLHQLGIRKTIMLTGDNKGTANAIGGHVGVSDIQADLMPQDKLDFIKQLRSEYGNVAMVGDGVNDAPALAASTVGIAMGGAGTDTALETADVALMGDDLRKLPFTVKLSRKALNIIKANITFAIAIKFIALLLVIPGWLTLWIAILSDMGATIIVALNGLRLMRVKE, from the coding sequence ATGTCTGATCGACAAGCTAAATTATCTGAACGAGAAATGAAAACATATCGTGTTCAAGGATTTACCTGTGCAAATTGTGCAGGTAAGTTTGAAAAAAATGTGAAAAAACTTTCGAGAGTTCAGGACGCAAAAGTAAATTTTGGTGCATCTAAGATATTGATTTCCGGTGATGCAACGATTGAAGAACTAGAAAAAGCTGGGGCATTCGAGAACCTTAAAGTGACTCCTGAAAAAACTGCCCGTCATGTTTCGCAAGAGGTAACGGAAGATACGAAAAAAGAAAAAGTTCCATTTTATAAAAAGTATGGTACACTGCTTTATTCGACTTCGTTCCTTGTTTTCGGTTATCTCTCCTACTTTGTAAATGGAGAAGAAAATCTTCTTACAACCCTATTATTTTTAGCATCAATGTTAGTAGGCGGATTGTCGCTTTTTAAAGTAGGTTTGCAAAACTTATTACGCTTTGAATTTGACATGAAAACCCTTATGACAGTAGCTGTTATAGGTGGTGCCATTATTGGTGAATGGGGAGAAGTTGCTGTTGTTGTTATTCTCTTTGCTATAAGTGAAGAGCTTGAACGATTCTCCATGGATAGAGCAAGAAATTCTATTCGTTCCCTAATGGATATCGCTCCTAAGGAAGCACTCGTTACACGTAATGGGCAAGAAATTATGGTCCATGTCGATGATATTGCTGTTGGAGATATCATGATTGTAAAACCTGGTCAAAAAATCGCAATGGATGGTGTAGTCGTAAATGGCTACTCTGCCGTCAATCAAGCAGCTATTACAGGTGAATCAGTCCCCGTTGAAAAAACGGTAGACGATGACGTATTTGCAGGTACTTTAAATGAAGAAGGATTACTTGAAGTAAAAATAACGAAACTTGTAGAAGATACCACAATTTCTAAAATTATTCATCTTGTAGAGGAGGCACAAGGAGAACGTGCTCCATCGCAAGCATTTGTCGATAAATTCGCGAAATATTACACACCGATTATTATGATCATTGCAGCATTAGTTGTTATAGTCCCTCCTTTACTCTTAGGTGGCAGTTGGGAAACATGGATTTATCAAGGGTTAGCCGTTCTTGTTGTTGGCTGTCCTTGTGCGTTGGTCATATCGACTCCAATCTCTATTGTTTCAGCAATTGGGAATGCTGCGAAAAAAGGTGTTCTTGTAAAAGGTGGAGTGTATTTAGAAGAAATGGGTGCCTTAAAGGCAATAGCATTCGATAAAACAGGGACATTAACTAAAGGTGTTCCAGTTGTAACTGATTTTAATGTATTAAATAATCACATGAATAAAAGAGAACTATTGGCGATCATTACTGCATTAGAGTTTCGTTCCCAGCATCCTCTTGCTTCAGCAATCATGAAAAAGGCAGAAGAGGAAAACATTTCATATTCTGATGTACTTGTAGAGAATTTCTCTTCTATTACAGGTAAGGGTATCAAAGGGATTGTAAACGGAGTGACTTATTATATCGGTAGTCCGAAACTTTTTAAGGAATTATTGACAGCAGATTTCGATAAAGGCTTAGAGCAAAATGTCACTGTTCTTCAAAATCAAGGTAAAACAGCCATGATTATTGGAACAGAAAAAGAAATACTTGGAGTTATTGCAGTTGCTGATGAAGTTCGTGAATCAAGTAAGGAAATTATTCATAAGTTACATCAACTTGGAATCAGAAAAACAATTATGCTAACAGGTGATAACAAAGGTACTGCTAATGCAATAGGCGGTCATGTCGGGGTATCAGATATTCAAGCTGACTTAATGCCGCAGGACAAGTTAGACTTTATTAAACAGTTAAGATCCGAATATGGCAATGTTGCTATGGTTGGAGATGGTGTTAATGATGCACCTGCATTGGCGGCCTCAACAGTTGGTATTGCAATGGGTGGAGCTGGTACAGACACAGCTCTAGAAACGGCAGACGTCGCTCTAATGGGAGACGATTTAAGAAAACTTCCATTCACTGTAAAACTCAGCCGGAAAGCCCTCAATATTATCAAAGCTAATATTACTTTTGCCATTGCTATTAAATTTATTGCCTTACTATTGGTTATCCCAGGATGGTTAACGCTCTGGATTGCCATCCTTTCAGATATGGGAGCAACCATAATAGTAGCGCTAAACGGTTTACGACTAATGAGAGTGAAAGAATAA
- a CDS encoding class I SAM-dependent methyltransferase, whose amino-acid sequence MNNSWNRVIYKIWTPIYDKIFNSGVFLNARGQIFQDMPFYSNQKVLFVGVGTGADIELVNHSTLDITAIDFSPDMLKKARAKFKSTPINFLEMDAQNMTFNNKSFDYVVGSLILSVVPDADKCFQEMMRVLNQSGKIIIFDKFTPKSNRLSLSKKMLRPFIKFLGTDIGLNFEELYLRHNKNLKIEEDKPIMMNGMYRKIIISKIS is encoded by the coding sequence ATGAACAATTCTTGGAATCGAGTAATATATAAAATTTGGACTCCAATTTATGACAAGATTTTTAATTCAGGTGTATTTTTAAATGCACGAGGGCAAATATTTCAGGATATGCCTTTTTATAGCAATCAAAAGGTACTTTTTGTTGGTGTAGGAACAGGTGCTGATATAGAGTTAGTAAATCACTCTACTTTAGATATAACAGCAATTGATTTTTCACCTGATATGCTTAAAAAGGCCAGAGCGAAATTTAAAAGTACACCTATTAATTTTCTGGAAATGGATGCTCAAAATATGACATTTAACAATAAATCGTTCGACTATGTAGTTGGAAGTTTAATCCTTTCGGTAGTACCAGATGCAGATAAGTGTTTTCAAGAAATGATGAGGGTTTTGAATCAAAGTGGCAAAATAATTATTTTTGATAAATTTACTCCTAAAAGTAATAGACTTTCGTTATCCAAAAAAATGCTTAGACCATTTATTAAATTTTTAGGAACAGATATTGGATTGAATTTTGAAGAGTTGTACCTCAGGCATAATAAAAATTTAAAGATAGAAGAAGATAAACCCATAATGATGAATGGAATGTATAGAAAAATAATTATTAGTAAAATTAGTTAA
- a CDS encoding RNA polymerase sigma factor: MIEPNRTEWQVRCAFNAFCKRVLKNEAINIYNEKQQQQAKEMTFSDLMPQEENQLYTLDQHYEGEETQGFQVAGKRITPKLLAKAMHTLPDEKRTTVLLYYFFDKSDVEIAELLDIPRSTVQYRRTSSFKRLKRFLEEHADDWDD; encoded by the coding sequence ATGATAGAACCAAATCGTACCGAATGGCAAGTTCGCTGTGCATTTAATGCCTTTTGTAAACGTGTATTGAAGAATGAAGCAATTAATATTTACAACGAAAAGCAACAACAACAAGCAAAGGAGATGACATTTTCTGATCTCATGCCACAGGAAGAAAATCAACTCTATACCCTAGATCAGCATTATGAGGGTGAGGAGACACAAGGTTTTCAAGTAGCAGGAAAGAGAATTACTCCTAAACTTCTTGCCAAAGCGATGCATACCTTGCCAGATGAGAAGCGAACCACCGTCCTACTATACTACTTTTTTGACAAATCAGATGTAGAAATAGCTGAACTACTCGATATTCCACGTAGTACCGTTCAGTATAGGCGGACAAGCTCTTTTAAAAGGTTAAAGCGATTTTTGGAGGAACATGCAGATGACTGGGATGATTGA
- a CDS encoding helix-turn-helix domain-containing protein has product MTGMIDANTKNNERGLLPYPIILAANKGEPEAMKVVVLHYGSYITSLSMRKLRDEYGNTFWGVDEDTRDRLRSKLMQSVLVFKIL; this is encoded by the coding sequence ATGACTGGGATGATTGATGCTAACACTAAGAACAACGAGCGTGGCTTATTGCCGTATCCAATTATTTTAGCTGCAAATAAGGGTGAACCAGAAGCAATGAAAGTAGTTGTTTTGCATTATGGAAGCTATATAACAAGTTTGTCCATGCGTAAGCTTCGTGATGAATATGGAAACACTTTTTGGGGTGTCGATGAAGATACACGTGATCGCTTACGATCGAAGCTTATGCAGTCCGTGCTAGTTTTCAAGATTTTGTGA
- a CDS encoding DUF3173 domain-containing protein, with product MVTVTKKDLIALGYGPSFSADIIRECKKLMISKGHTYYQSKKLDRVPKEAVEEVLGITLDV from the coding sequence ATGGTCACAGTCACTAAAAAAGACTTGATAGCGCTAGGTTATGGTCCCTCTTTTTCAGCTGATATCATTAGAGAATGTAAAAAACTAATGATTTCAAAAGGGCATACGTATTATCAATCTAAAAAGTTAGATCGTGTTCCTAAAGAAGCTGTAGAGGAAGTATTAGGGATAACTTTAGATGTGTGA
- a CDS encoding tyrosine-type recombinase/integrase: MTKDIVKKAKNGTYYFRANLGYHPITGKQIQKYRSGFKTKKEAREEYSRLLLTKSDALEEKQDDVLFQHFIEDIFLPWYKTQVKGRTYDNRLPTVRKHFTFFNNLITTEITPIHVQKWQLALSKKKYRSSYIRNVQGLFSMAMDRAVVLGLAENNPSKIVGNVKKTKTKIDFWTKEEFEKVISLFYKEDYYQHFLFISLWFLFMTGMRIGEATAIQWEDIDFDKGLLSIDKTLYYKNLDNYSFVEPKTKASVRHIALDGDTLTLLREWKDAQQSVVQTNFVMSYNGIPTQKHTLANAITRFSKKAGVHRIRLHALRHSHASLLISMGENPLIIKDRLGHEDIETTLGTYGHLYPNSNFEVAHKLEGIMSYQTATENEDTSPKNQFTARYLRKGLKTNNAITMQ, encoded by the coding sequence ATGACTAAAGATATCGTCAAAAAGGCAAAGAACGGAACTTATTATTTTAGGGCAAATTTAGGATATCACCCCATCACTGGCAAGCAAATTCAGAAATACCGCAGTGGTTTTAAGACTAAAAAAGAAGCAAGGGAAGAATATTCGAGGTTACTTCTTACAAAGTCAGACGCATTAGAAGAAAAGCAAGATGACGTTTTATTCCAACATTTTATTGAAGATATTTTCTTACCTTGGTATAAAACACAAGTAAAAGGAAGAACGTACGATAATCGATTACCGACTGTAAGAAAGCATTTCACTTTTTTTAATAACTTAATCACAACAGAAATTACCCCGATTCATGTTCAAAAATGGCAATTAGCGTTATCTAAAAAGAAGTATCGTTCTTCTTATATTAGAAATGTTCAAGGGTTGTTTTCTATGGCAATGGATCGAGCTGTTGTTTTAGGATTAGCTGAAAATAATCCATCAAAAATTGTAGGTAATGTGAAGAAAACAAAGACAAAAATAGACTTTTGGACAAAAGAAGAATTTGAAAAAGTCATCTCTCTTTTCTATAAAGAAGATTATTATCAACATTTTTTATTTATTTCATTGTGGTTTTTATTTATGACAGGCATGCGAATTGGAGAAGCCACTGCGATTCAATGGGAAGATATTGACTTTGACAAAGGTCTGTTATCTATCGATAAAACACTTTACTATAAGAATTTGGATAACTATTCTTTTGTAGAACCAAAAACAAAGGCTAGTGTTCGTCATATTGCATTAGATGGAGATACATTAACGTTACTCCGCGAATGGAAGGACGCGCAGCAATCTGTCGTTCAAACCAATTTTGTAATGAGCTATAATGGTATCCCCACACAAAAGCATACGTTAGCGAATGCCATTACACGTTTTTCAAAAAAAGCTGGGGTTCATCGAATTAGATTACATGCTTTAAGACATTCTCACGCTTCTTTGCTTATTAGTATGGGCGAAAACCCATTAATCATTAAAGACCGCCTAGGGCATGAAGATATTGAAACGACACTTGGCACCTACGGACATTTGTATCCAAACAGTAACTTTGAAGTAGCCCATAAATTAGAAGGTATTATGTCTTACCAAACAGCAACAGAAAATGAAGATACTTCACCCAAGAATCAATTCACTGCTCGTTACCTACGTAAAGGATTAAAAACAAATAATGCAATAACAATGCAATGA
- the guaA gene encoding glutamine-hydrolyzing GMP synthase, with translation MKTNEMILVLDFGSQYNQLITRRIREFGVYSELHSHKLSAQEIKEINPTGIILSGGPHSVYDENSFRCDPEIFDLGIPVLGICYGMQLMALHYGGKVEKAKNREYGKAEIDVQGEPTLFTGTPKQQTVWMSHGDKVVQAPKAFQVDATSPSTPIAAISYQEKGLYGVQYHPEVRHSEYGNDVLKQFVFAVCGSNGDWTIENFIEMEVKKIQETVGDRKVLCALSGGVDSSVVAALIHKAIGDQLTCIFVDHGLLRKNEADDVMKVFADDFHMNIIKVDAKDRFLTKLKGVDDPEKKRKIIGNEFIYVFDDEAAKLKDIDFLAQGTLYTDIIESGTETAQTIKSHHNVGGLPENMQFELIEPLNTLFKDEVRELGTQLGIPEHIVWRQPFPGPGLAIRVLGEVTEEKLEIVRESDAILREEIAKAGLDRDIWQYFTVLPNIRSVGVMGDARTYDYTIGIRAVTSIDGMTSDWARIPWDVMEKISTRLVNDVAHINRVVYDVTSKPPATIEWE, from the coding sequence ATGAAGACAAATGAAATGATTTTAGTATTGGATTTTGGCAGCCAATATAATCAATTGATTACACGGCGGATTAGGGAATTTGGTGTGTATAGTGAATTGCACTCTCATAAGCTGTCAGCTCAAGAAATTAAGGAAATAAACCCAACAGGAATTATTCTTTCTGGTGGACCACATAGTGTATATGATGAAAATAGTTTTCGCTGCGATCCAGAAATTTTTGATTTAGGCATTCCCGTATTAGGAATTTGCTATGGTATGCAATTGATGGCATTGCATTATGGCGGAAAAGTGGAGAAAGCTAAAAATCGCGAGTATGGAAAAGCTGAAATCGACGTTCAAGGAGAACCGACGTTGTTTACAGGTACACCAAAACAACAAACAGTGTGGATGAGCCATGGTGATAAAGTCGTTCAAGCACCAAAAGCCTTCCAGGTTGATGCTACAAGTCCATCGACACCAATTGCTGCAATCAGTTATCAGGAAAAAGGACTATATGGTGTACAGTATCACCCTGAGGTACGTCATTCTGAGTACGGAAATGATGTATTAAAGCAGTTTGTATTTGCTGTTTGCGGGAGCAACGGCGATTGGACCATCGAGAATTTTATTGAAATGGAAGTAAAAAAGATCCAAGAAACAGTCGGCGATCGCAAAGTATTATGTGCATTGAGCGGTGGGGTGGATTCTTCCGTTGTTGCAGCATTAATTCATAAAGCGATTGGTGATCAGCTAACTTGTATTTTTGTTGACCATGGTTTGCTTCGTAAAAATGAAGCTGACGATGTGATGAAGGTATTTGCTGATGATTTCCATATGAACATTATTAAAGTGGATGCTAAAGATCGTTTTTTAACGAAATTAAAGGGCGTCGACGATCCAGAGAAAAAGCGTAAAATTATCGGTAATGAATTTATTTATGTGTTTGATGATGAAGCAGCTAAATTAAAAGACATTGATTTCCTTGCGCAAGGAACACTTTATACTGATATTATTGAAAGTGGTACAGAAACAGCACAAACGATTAAATCACATCATAATGTTGGTGGACTACCAGAAAATATGCAATTTGAATTAATCGAGCCGTTAAATACATTGTTTAAAGATGAAGTTCGTGAATTAGGAACTCAGCTAGGTATACCAGAACATATCGTCTGGCGTCAGCCATTCCCAGGTCCAGGACTAGCTATCCGTGTCTTAGGAGAAGTAACCGAAGAAAAATTAGAGATTGTTCGCGAATCTGATGCGATATTGCGTGAGGAAATTGCTAAGGCTGGTCTAGACCGTGATATTTGGCAATACTTCACTGTCCTTCCTAACATTCGAAGCGTTGGTGTTATGGGCGATGCCCGCACGTATGATTACACGATCGGTATCCGTGCAGTCACCTCGATTGATGGTATGACTTCCGACTGGGCACGTATCCCTTGGGATGTCATGGAGAAAATCTCGACCCGTCTCGTGAACGATGTAGCTCATATTAACCGGGTAGTGTATGATGTGACGAGTAAGCCGCCTGCGACCATTGAGTGGGAATAG